Within Lolium rigidum isolate FL_2022 chromosome 5, APGP_CSIRO_Lrig_0.1, whole genome shotgun sequence, the genomic segment gaccatggcggtgaagagtcctccgggagatgaatcccctctccggcagggtgccggaggagatctccggaatcccccgagatgggattggtggcggcggcgtctccggaaggttttccgtatcgtggctctcgcatcgggggtttcgcgacggaggctatttgtaggcggaagggcaggtaaagaggcggcacgaggggcccacaccacaggccggcgcggccagggcctgggccgcgccgccctggtgtgtcgccacctcgtggccccacttcgactctccttcggtcttctggaagcttcgtggcaaaataggaccccgggcgttgatttcgtccaattccaagaatatttcgttactaaaacagcagaaaacagcaactggctcttcggcatattgttaataggttagttccagaaaatgcacgaatatgacataaagtgtgcataaaacatgtagatatcatcaataatgtggcatggaacataagaaattatcgatacgtcggagatgtatcacgtatcagcatccccaagcttagttcctgctcgtcccgagcaggtaaacgataacaaagataatttctggagtgacatgccatcataaccttgatcatactattgtaagcatatgtaatgaatgcagcgatcaaaacaatggtaatgacatgagtaaacaactgaatcataaagcaaagacttttcatgaatagtacttcaagacaagcatcaataagtcttgcataagagttaactcataaagcaataaatcaaagtaaaggtattgaagcaacacaaagggagattaagtttcagcggttgctttcaacttgtaacatgtatatctcatggatattgtcaacatagagtaatataacaagtgcaatatgcaagtatgtaggaatcaatgcacagttcacacaagtgtttgcttcttgaggtggagagagataggtgaactgactcaacaaaaaagtaaaagaaaggcccttcgcagagggaagcattgattgctatatttgtgctagagcttttattttgaacacatgaaacaattttgtcaacggtagtaataaagcatatgtatcatgtaaattatatcttacaagttgcaagcctcatgcatagtatactaatagtgcccgcaccttgtcctaattagcttggactaccgggatcatcgcaatacacatgttttaaccaagtgtcacaaaggggtacctctatgccgcatgtacaaaggtctaaggagaaagctcgcattttggatttctcgcttttgattattctcaacttagacatctataccgggacaacatagacaacagataatggactcctctttaatgcataagcatgtagcaacaattagtattctcatacgagattgaggatatatgtccaaaactgaaacttccaccatgattcatggctttagttagcggcccaatgttcttctctaacaatatgcatgctctaaccattaaagtggtagatctcccttacttcagacaagacggacatgcatagcaactcacatgatattcaacaaagagtagttgatggcgtccccagaaaacatggttatcgcacaacaagcaacttaataggaGATAAagcgcataagtacatattcaataccacaatagtttttaagctatttgtcccatgagctatatattgcaaaggtaaagaatggaaattttaaaggtagcactcaagcaatttactttggaatggcggagaaataccatgtagtaggtaggtatggtggacacaaatggcatagtggttggctcaaggattttggatgcatgagaagtattccctctcgatacaaggtttaggctagcaaggttatttgaaacaaacacaaggatgaactggtgcagcaaaactcacataaaagacatattgtaaacattataggactctacaccgtcttccttgttgttcaaaactcaaaactataaattatctagactttagagagaccaaatatgcaaaccaaatttagcaagctctaggtgtttcttcattaataggtgcaaagtatatgatgcaagagcttaaacatgagcacaagaattgccaagtatcaaattattcaagacattttagaattactacatgtagcatttcccgattccaaccatataacaatttaacgaagaagattcaaccttcgccatgaatactatgagtaaagcctaaggacatatttgtccatatgcaacagcggagcgtgtctctctcccacacagtgaatgctaggatccattttattcaaacataaacaaaaacaaaaacaaaccgacgctccaagcaaagtacataagatgtgatggaataaaaatatagtttcaggggaggaacctgataatgttgtcgatgaagaaggggatgccttgggcatccccaagcttagacgcttgagtcttcttagaatatgcaggggtgaaccaccgtggcatccccaagcttagagctttcactctccttgatcatattgcatcatttccctctcttgatccttgaaaacttcctccacaccaaactcgaaacaactcattagagggttagtgcacaataaaaattaacatgttcagaggtgaaataatcattcttaacatttctggaaatttcataaagctactggacattaatggaacaaagaaattcatccatcatagcaaaagaggcaatgcgaaataaaaggcagaatctgtcaaaacagaacaatccgtaaagatggattttatcgagtcaccagacttgctcaaatgaaaatgcccaaattgaatgaaatttgcgtacatatctgaggatcacgcacgtaaattggcatatttttctgagctacctacagagaggcaggtcgaaattcgtgacagcaaagaaatctgcttctgcgcagtaatccaaatctagtatgaaccttactatcaacgactttacttggcacaacaatgcacaaaactaagataaggagaggttgctacagtagtatacaacttccaagactcaaatataaaataaaagtactgtagtaaaaacatgggttgtctcccataagcgcttttctttNNNNNNNNNNNNNNNNNNNNNNNNNNNNNNNNNNNNNNNNNNNNNNNNNNNNNNNNNNNNNNNNNNNNNNNNNNNNNNNNNNNNNNNNNNNNNNNNNNNNGGGTAGCTCAAGGGGCCCTGCGGCTGCGTATCCGaactcctcctcggcctcctccagcaGTGTCCGGAACAAAGGGTGGTTCACACACTCAGTGCGCACCACAGACCGCTCCCGCCTGGCACCGACATACACTGAGAAGCAACCCCCCGCTGGCTTCTGCTTCACAGGTGTGCTCCGGCACCGGTCCAACGTCTTGGTGATCAGCCCTGCCTTTCTTGTCGCCGACCCCTTCTCAGCCATGCCCATGGTGCAAAAAACTTAGCAAGCTAAGTTGTAAATTTGCAGGAAAATGTGTAGCAAGCTTGGAATTGGGAGGTAAGGAGAGGGATGGTAATGTCATATATATAGACGGATCGACCAAGACATGGTCTGTCGATTGAAAGGCCGTATTTGAGATATGGAGCCAATGAGAGTGACTCAAAGACTTCAATATCTTGTTGCAAACACGCAAAATACTTCTGCGTCATTTCATTTTATTTAAACAACAAAGGGAAATGGAGGGGAAATAGTCAGACAATTATTGCATATATAGAATTACAGTTGCGCCTTAATTATTTACGCATCTTGTTGCTTTATTAGTAGCATTTGTTCTTAGTATACAGTCATGATTCAGTAGTACTTTATATTAATGACATGTTAATTAGAGTAGGATTTGGCAGCCTCCAAAGGTTAATATGAGGAGCTGCGACTGTGGAAGCGTGTGTGACATCATCATGCTCTGGTGGTCGACTTGGAACTGGAAGGGGCCAATGGCGTCATGGCAAGTTGGCAATAATACACTAGATTTAGCTGCTTAGTTAGATTAAATTAATCCATCTTCTCTGACCTGCGTTTGCAGCATGATTACGATTAGTTTTGCGTTGTCAAACTCCCCAACCACAAGACTTGTTTAGTATGGAACGATCCAAACCGACGGTACCAGAGATGTTTTTCTTTTATGGGCTCAGCTTGCAACTGGGCGCCATTTTTCATCAGCATCCTGGGATCTGACACCTGGATCAAATAATGCACGAACTATATACTTGTTGGTGGATAGGGTTTCTGTGTTGGTAGATACGGTTTGGATAGGCTTAATTAAGAGTGCTAGATATATATGTTGTGTGTCCCGACCTGATTGCTTCAGCCCTGTTGAACTCTGAATTGCAGTTGCCAAGAGTTCAGGGGTGAATCTGTTTTGGACACATCTGTTGGCATTGATGGAAATGACCCCATATCGTATCTCTGTGTTTTATTCCTTTGTTCATAAATTGTGAACTGCATTTCCACCCTTTATGGCTTGGCTACATACACTGTAATCTGGCTTGGATCGCCTTGTATTGGGAGGGATTTCGTCCAAATTCACCGTGCACCTGGAAAATCTTATAGTTATGCATACAAGCTGGAGAAGAAAAACAGTGGGCTGATGCACTTTAATACAAAGGAATTTCATAAGATCTTTagagaatttgaaaccttggaaattCTTTTTACGCAGATCTTTTGATATGCATGATCAGAATTTTAAGGGTTTCTATATGGATTCCTTTACGGCTTATTTGATTCAAAGGATATCCAAAGGATTTTTTTTGAGGATTCATATTCTTAGTATTTTTTTCTAACTGGGTTGTTTTGCTTTGTAGGATTTCAAGCCATATGAATATTTCCTTAGAATTTATTTGTCTTAGATGTCATATGGAAATTGGGCAACTCTATCTCCAGTAACCAGTTACAGTCATGCCTGCACCTATTCCCTGGTGCCATCTGCAAAATTGGGAAACTTCTTGCATGGTATAGACCAGTTGAAAGCAATTTTTTTCAcacgaagttgaaagcaattctcTGCTTGATTTTAGGGCATAGATAAACATTTAAAAACTTTGATTCTAATGTGTATCTGTATAACACTTTCTGTGACAGACACTGCAACTAGGAGGGGAACATGGGTCAACATCTAACATTGTCTTCtcacaaaaatagaaaaagggaAAAATGATATATCTAACATTGACCAATCTATGATGAGGTTGTTCACCATAATTGCGAATGCTAAGATTGCTCCGAGTTTGTACATGGTATTTTGAGAATATGAGCTCAACAGAAACTCAGAGCGCATCAACTCGGCCACCATGCAATCCAGTGCATATGTTAGGATCGGCCCACGGTGATAGGCTGGCTGGTGCCAAGCAGACCATAGGAGTTCCTCCTGCCAAGGCCTGCTGCCCTCTGCTTCTCCTCCTCGATCTGCTCCAGCACCCTAGCGAACGCGTCGGCGTCGCAAGGCAGCTCGAGTGGACCTGCGGCCGTGTACCCAaactcctcctcggcctcctccagcaGTGTCCGGAACAGCGGGTGGTTTAAGCACTCAGTGCGCACCACGAACCGCTGCCTCCCGGCACCGACGTACACCGAGAAGCAGCCCTCTGCCGGCTTCTGCCTCACCGGCGTGCTCCGGCACCGGTCCAGCGTCTTGGTGATCAACCCGGGCTTCCTCCCTTTCATCTCCGTCGCTGACCTCTTCTCAGCCATGCCCATGGTGCACAAAACTTAGCAAGCTAAGTTGCAAATTTGTAGACAAAATGTGTAGCAATTAGCAAGCCTGGAATTGGGAGGTGGGGTGGAGAGGGTTGGAATGGTGTATATATATGGACGGATGGACCAGGGGTTTTTCATGTCGATCGAAAGGTTGTATTGGATATATGGAGCCGATGAGAGCGACCCAAAGACTTTATTTCTTGTTGCAAACACGCAAAGGGCTTCTGCATCATTTCATTAAAGGAACATAGAGAAATGGAGGGGAAATAGTCAGACAATCATTATTGTGTATATAGAATCGCAGTTGCCACCTTAATTGTTTATGCACCTTGTTGCTTTATTACTTGATAATGCATTTATGATACTGTAGTACTTAATACTGTATCAATATGTTGATTAGGTTACGATTTGGCAGCCTCGGAAGGGTAACTCAAGGAGGAGCTAGCTGCGGCTGTGGAGGCCAGCGTGTGTGCCATGCCATGCCATCAGAGTCGTCTGACTTGGAGCTGGAGTCTGGTGGGGTGGGTTGCCAATGGCGTCATGGCAAGTTGTCAATAATGCACTAGATTTAGCTGCAAGTTTAGATTTGATTAACCAATCATCTCTGACCTGCGCTTTCTGCATGATTGCGACTAGTTTTGGGGTGCTGTTCAGAGCAACAAACGATGGATGCAACGCTCCAAACCGACGGCTCCCGTGGTGGTTTTGTTTTATGTACTCAGGTTTGCGATCGGGGCGCATGTACGTGTCATCTGCAGTCCGGGGTTTGACACCTGGGTCTAATAATGCACGAACTAAATACTTTTTAGTGGATAGTGTTTGTGTATTTAGTGGATAGTGTTTGTGTATTTAGTGGATAGGGTTTGTGTAGATTTAGTTAAGTTAACAGCTGCTGGATGTGTGTGTCTCCAGCTGATTGCTTGAGTTCCTTCTGAACTCTGAATTTCCGTTGCCAAGAACTTTTCAGGGGCGAATCTGTCTTTGACACTCAGTATACATGAATGGAACTGACCCTATGTCGTATCTTAGTGTTTTTATTCCCTTGTGTTGTATATTCATAAATTGTGAACTGCGTTTCCACCCTCTATGGCTGTATACATACACTGTGATCTGACTTAATCGCCTTAGGTTGTgatatttttgttcaaattcacTGTTCATCTGGAGAATGAATAGTTAGATTATACTAAGAACTAgcagaatgcccgtgcttcgctacggagcaaACGACcgttaatatattttagatgtatCAAGGGTGGAAAGTGTTtcatttttcaaatttggaagCCCTCCAAAAATTTTGTGGTGATGCCGATGTATAATGGGTGCCAGGCTTCCCCTAAAAACCATAACGAACTTGCGGTTAATTAGATTTTTCAAAGCATCAATTTCATAATGGAGTTTGATATTAATACATATGAGTGTCAACAATACAAGATTCAACATAATGTTCTAACAATAACGAAAAATAAGCTCAGTTTAATCTTTATCATTTCGAACAGATAAAAATGAGAGTCTATAATTTATGATCCCCAAATGTTTCGTGGATTTATTTAATAATGAGAAAATTGTAAACGTATTTAAATTGGGTACATAACCTTTCTATAACTCCTTAAAAAACCAGAGCATGAACATATACCATGGATCAACAGAAAACTTGTTGAGATAGTAAGTAGATGTGACCGAGGCAAAAGTATCGGGAGCGAAGGACGAGAGGGATAATGACTATCAGTTATGGGTGGTATTTGGTTTGTAATTTCTAGATATGTGACACCATACATTCACAAGTGtcaccttaatagtaaagatttgttAATTCTAGCCGATTTACACGGAGGGATTTTTTGAGATAGTAAGTCGATGTGACCGAGACAAAATTATCGAGAGCGA encodes:
- the LOC124655355 gene encoding indole-3-acetic acid-induced protein ARG7-like, with the translated sequence MGMAEKRSATEMKGRKPGLITKTLDRCRSTPVRQKPAEGCFSVYVGAGRQRFVVRTECLNHPLFRTLLEEAEEEFGYTAAGPLELPCDADAFARVLEQIEEEKQRAAGLGRRNSYGLLGTSQPITVGRS